The segment TAAAAATTTTTTGGGCGAGAAGCAAACCGGCATATGTCCCCCCGGAACCGACTGCCATAACTACTGCATCAAACTGGACGCCCATTTCTTTTTCCTGCTGGATGATTTCTTCCATTGCAGAATAATATCCGAACGCTCCGATCCCGTTAGAGGCGCCTTCCGGAATAATGTAAGCATGACTCCCTTGCTGAGCCAGTTCTTCTTTCAATCCCGTCATAATATCATTCCGGCGATTTCTATATTCCTCCGGCGTAACCCAGTGGATATCCGCTCCAAAAAGCACATCAAGCAATAAATTGCCATTCGGAGCAGCAGGCTGTTGTCCTCTGAGCACCAGTTTTGTTTTCAATCCCAGTTTAGCTGCTGCCGCGGCCGTCGTCCGGCAATGGTTTGACTGGATGCCTCCGCAAGTGATCAGCGTATCCGCTCCTTGGCTGATTGCTTCGTGGAGGGTGTATTCCAGTTTCCTAATTTTATTGCCAGCCACTTCAGTACCGGTTTGGTCATCGCGTTTCACATATATATTTGGTCCTCCCAACTTTTCAGACAGCCGATGAAGTTTTTCAATTTTAGTAGGAAGATTTGCCAAATTCAAGCGTTTTGGTATGTTATGCAACGAATGCCACCTCTTCTTATAGTATTAAACAAATTATGAAAATCGGAAAGTTTAGTTAATCAAGCAAGTTCTTCAACATTTCTTCGATTTCTTTTTCCAAATCATTTTTAGCCGCATCAAATAAAGTCCCAAACCTTTTAAAGAAAGTTCCGTGATGATGCCAAATTGTAATGGCCGCTGCGTAAGCATCGTTATCATAGCCCGGGTCATTATAGTCTATCGCAATCCGAGAACGATATTCTTTGTCCAGGCAGCAGTCTGCAGACAGGCTTTCTAATACGTCTCCATTAAGATCCCTTGAAAGCCAGACGGAAAAGTTGCGCTTTTTCTGCTCTTCAAATTGAGCCGCATATTGAAGTTGCATCTTCTTAGCCAAATTTTCTGCCAAGTTTTCCATCTCGACAATTCTGTTTTTTAATTCTTCGTCTATTCCCTCAGCATCAATAGAGATGTACTTCTGTAGATCAATGAATTTTTCGATGTCATAAAGCCATCTTCTAATTTTCTCACGCACATCCCCTTCTTCCTCTCTTTATAAATAATTTGGAAGTTTAATCATGTGTTTTCGGGTCCAAAGTAAAAAAGAAAGGAGCATTTCATTTAGATAACTGCATCCTTCCTTAATCCAGCCTTATTTCTTACTTATTGCTGCAGTTGGTATTCATCAGTTTGGTTTACTTTACTCAATATATTCCATGCGCGTTCCAGCCGGCTTCGCAGCAAGCTCCAGCAATTGATTGATCACTTTTTTCCGTGTCTCGAAATCAAACGGTTCCCCGCATGGACGGCCCAGTTTGAACGGAACATGCAATGTCCGCGGGACTCCAACTTTTTCAGTGACCTCAGGCAATAACGTAATCATTGCAGTTGCCACTCCTGACGCTTCTAAAGCCCGGGCATACAGCCCGAGTACATTATGGCAAGTGCCTCAGCCAGGCACCAGCAAAGCCACATCAATGTCTTTGTTTTTGAACAGCTCCACTACTTTCGGAATCGATTCCTTTTCGACCTGCTCGGTCTCCATGATGCCGCCATACAATCCGATATGGATGTCTGATACAGAACCGATAACTCCGGACTGTTCCAGCTCTTTCAGCTGTTGGATCGGAAAAACGATCGTTGTATCTTTTTTAGCGAATTTCGTATCGTAATACATATGGGTTACCGTCAGCTCTTCTTCCTGGGCCTTTCCAGGGACGATCCGGATGGTGTGATCTTGAATATCAAGATCAAACGGAATGTCTGTTTTCAAATGGACACCGGCAGTCGATAACAAAGCGACTTTGCATTCAGCCAGCGGTTTAGTCAAGTTCGCTTCTGGAACACCTGGCTGTTTACTGACATGCTTTAATGTGTAATTGTTATAAGCTTTCGGGAAGTTTTCCAAAAATGCCACAGCCACTTTTGATTTGATTTTTGTACGGCTTTTCATTTTCCATAGCTCCTCCATTCGTTAATTTCTTTGGCATTGCCTACATCCCTTTGTTTAATCTCCAAAGCTTTGAGTGACTGATTCTTTTAGTTGTTTAGTGTATTCGACTGTTTAGTAAATAACCCTTTTATTTACCGGCCAGGATATAGTTTGTTAACGAAAATTTCAGATTTTAATTTTAAAGAAAGGATTTGATTTTTGTTCTGAAATTAATGTTGTTCAACTATTTTTAGGTCTTGCCCAGCCGGCTTTTTCCATAGCACCGGACATATCTAGCTCAGGATAAAGAGTTTGTGCCAATTGAAAAACTTCTATAATCAGCCGCTCCAACTCTTTGACGCTTTCCTTCGGTTCTCCAAGCAAGACTGAAGCAAAGCGTTCCGAACTGTTTTCCGGCTTTATCTCCATGTTGTCCAGCGAAGCTTTCTGCCATTTAAATGCCGGGTGATGAACATATCGCTGATTGAGCGCAAATAGAATGCCCATCAGTTTAACTTCAACGGCCACGATAATTTGGTAGAGCATCAGCCAGTCTTCCCGGGCAAGGAGCGCTTCACGGTTCTGCCAGCGCGTCCCGAGCTCTCTATTCTCTTTGACCATCGCCTCGCCAAGCTTTACAGGATACAACTTTATTTTTCCCTTCAGCTCGAATAGCGCCTTCTCGCCTCCAAGCGGAATGCCATCATCGATGGATGCTAGTAAGACTTGTTTCTCAAGATCTGTATCATATTTTAAAGTTATGCTTTCAACATACTGAAAGGCAGTACTCACCAGGAAATTGCTGATTTCCAGTTTAACGTTCTGGACCGTATAAGTTTCCGACCATTCTTCGTCTTCAAAAGGATGAAAATCAAGTATGTTGCCGCCTAGCTTTTCAATCGGTTCTTTTCTGTCTTCATCAGTTGGGCTTTCCCTCCAAAAAATAAACAATTCAATATCCGAAAATTCATCAGATAAATTTCGCGCGACAGATCCCCCCAGCATGACGGACTCGATTTTAGGATTGTGCATGTATACGTCTGCTATTTCTTTTGCCAGTTCTTTCAATTCCATTTGATTTTCTCCTTTGAGTGGACGGCCATTTAATAAGCCTTTGCCCAAATGACCAGCTGTTCTGCTTTTTCGCCGCAGCAAACACAGGTATCTGTTATGAGTTCCTGGTCGAATGGAATGCAGCGTGATGTCGCTTGGGTTTCTTCTTTTATTTGGTCTTCGCAGGACTCTTTTCCGCACCACATCGCTTTGACAAAGCCACCTTCTGCTAACAGCGTATCTTTAAACTCTTCCATAGTTGCAGCTGTATTGGTTTTGGTTAAACGGTGCTGCAGCGCTTTATCATATAAATTCTTTTGTATCTCCTGAAGAAGACGCGGGATTTCGGTTTCTAGGTTCTGTTGTTCAACCGCTATCTTCTCTCCTGTGTCTCTTCTGACAAGGACCACTTTGTTTTCTTCGATATCTTTGGGTCCGATTTCCAGGCGGATCGGGATGCCTTTCATTTCAGATTCGTTGAACTTCCAGCCCGGCTTTTTATCACTGGCGTCGATCCCGACCCGCATTTTGGATTTCAAGGCATGCTGCAGGGCATATGCCGCATCGAGCACACCTTCTTTGTGCTGGGCGATTGGCACGATGAGCACTTGTGTCGGCGCCACTTCAGGCGGCAGGACCAGCCCTTTGTCATCGCCATGCACCATGATCATCGCGCCAATGATGCGCGTAGTGAAGCCCCAGGACGTCTGGTGGACTGTCTGAAGTTTGCCTTCCCGGTCCAAAAATTCAATGCCGAATGCTTTCGCGAAGCCCGTGCCCAAATTATGTGAAGTCCCGGACTGCAGCGCTTTGCCGTCATGCATTAAACTTTCAATCGTATAGGTATATTCTGCACCGGCGAATTTTTCTTTTTCTGTTTTCTGGCCTTTTATCACTGGAATTGCCAGCACTCGCTCACAAATGTCTGCATAGACATCCAGCATTTTCACTGTTTCTTCATGGGCATCCTGTTCCGTTTCATGGCATGTGTGGCCTTCCTGCCATAAAAACTCAAGAGTCCGCAAAAACGGCCGGGTGGTTTTTTCCCAGCGCACGACATTTGCCCACTGGTTGTAAAGCTTTGGCAAGTCCCGGTAGGAATGGATGATGTTCTTATAATGCTCGGCAAACAGCACTTCAGAAGTCGGCCGGATACATAATCGTTCCGCCAGTTCTTCATTGCCGCCGTGTGTCACCCAGGCCACTTCCGGGGCAAAACCTTCGATATGATCTTTTTCTTTTTGCAGCAGGCTTTCCGGAATCAATAATGGCATATAGACATTATCGTGCCCGGTCTCTTTAATCTCCGCATCCAACGCATTTTTGATGTTCTCCCAAATTGCGTAGCCATATGGACGGATAATCATCGATCCCCGCACACTCGAATAATCGACCAGTTCCGCTTTTAATACCACATCCGTATACCATTGTGCAAAATCCACATCCATATTCGTAATCTGCTCTACCCTATTTTTCGCCATATCCATTCCCCTTTTCAAATGATTTATTGAAAATAAAACAAAAAAGCCCCGCTAAAAATAAGGGACCCAGAAGGCGGTACCACCCTAATTTAAAGCAAAGCTTTACTCTCGAACATGATAACGGTGTGCACCGCTGCATTTTTCAATACAGATATGAAAGGCAGGTTCGATAATTTTCTTTGGGTCCCTCTCAGCCATCGGCACCTTCTCTGAAAAAGAAACTTCTATCTACTGGTCCTTAAAATTTCTGATTCTGCTATTTTATATTTTAATCAGATTAATTGAAATAGAATATTTAGTCAATAAGAATTAGTATAGTATTAAGTAACGGGTTGAACCGAGAAATGAGAGGTGAAAATGATGAAAGCGATACTTTTTGATTTTGATGGCACATTAGCCAATACACTGCCGGTTTGCGATATGGCTTTTCAGCACGTTTTCCGGAAGTATGACCAGCGGGAACTTTCTTCGGCTGAAGTCCGGGCGATGTTCGGTCCTTCAGAAACCGGGATCATCTACCAAAACCTGAAGCACCGCAACAAAGAAGAAGCGATTGAACAATATTATGACCAATACTTGGAACATCATGCTGACATGATTGAACAGAATAGGGATATCCATAGTTTGTTGATGCATTTAAAAGAAAAAGGGCTGAAATTGGGGATTGTCACCGGAAAAGCAAAAAGAAGTCTCGATATTTCGTTGAAAGCCCTTGGATGGGAACATCTTTTTGATGCCATGATCACCGGAGATGACGTGGTGAACCCTAAGCCGGATCCGGAAGGGGTGCTAAAAATTCTGCCATTATTAGGCGCCAGAGCTGATGAAGCCATCTTTATCGGGGACAGTGATGCGGATATATTAGCCGGAACTGCAGCAAATGTCGTAACGATAGGTGTCCAGTGGCTCCCAGACTATCAAACCTTGGAATTCGCCGCGGCTCCTTCGTTTCTTTTTAAGACAGTCCATGATTTTAGAGAAGCGATGGAAGGGGGATTTAAATGAGCACGAAATGGCTCCATTGGGCACAAAGAATCCAATCACTGTCCCAAGCAGGATTGGCATTTTCAAAAAACGTCTATGATTTGGAGCGTTTTGAAGAACTTCGGGAAATCAGTGTGGAAATTATCAACGAGCACACCAACTTGGAAATGCAGAAAATCAAGGACTTGTTTGCAAATGATGCCGGCTACCAAACCCCTAAACTGGATATTCGCGGAGCCGTATTCAAAGACGGAAAAATTCTGATGGTGCATGAAAACATCGACAACCGCTGGTCTTTGCCTGGCGGATTCTGTGATATCGGCCTTTCCCCTGCCGAAAACATTGTCAAGGAAATCAAAGAGGAATCCGGATTTGATGCGGTACCGGTTAAGCTTCTGGCGGTGCTTGACATGAACAAGCATCCGCACTCGCCTCAGCCTTATCATTATTATAAGATTTTTATACAATGTGACATTATCGGCGGAAATGCTGAGAATGGGGTGGAAACGAAAGGCGTGGATTTTTATAAAGAAACTAATCTGCCCAAGCTTTCAGAAAGCAGAAATACCAAGTCCCAAATCGAAATGCTGTTTGAGTTCCTTAACGATCCAAATAAAGAGACCGTCTTTGATTAGAAATAAATTCTTGATAAGCTACAAATAACCCTCTTCATCTTTCCTTTTCAGGTTTGATGAAGAGGGTTATTGAAACTCATAAAATCATTTTGTAACATTGCTTCTTTTTAAAACTTATTCCCTTTATCGCCGTGCCGCTCCAGCAGTTCCGCAAACGACAAGTTCTTTTCCTTCTGTTGTCGTTCAAACACTTTTTGTGCTTCTTTTTCTTCTTCGCGCTGCTGTTCTTCTTTCAGCAGCTCTTTTTTCGTGGCCTGCAGTTTTGCCAGAATATCTTCAGGCAATATGCTGGCTGTTTCTTCTTTTTTCTTTGGTGAGTTTTTCTTTGAAGTATTTTTCTTAGCCATACCGTGTCTCTCCTTATGGGCGTTTTACAATTGTCGCTACACCTTGGCCTCCGCCGATGCACAATGTGGCAAGTCCTGTCTTCGCGTCACGTTTCTGCATTTCATGAAGAAGGGAAACGAATACGCGCGCACCGCTGGCACCAATCGGATGGCCGAGGGCAATTGCTCCGCCGTTAACATTCAAAATATCATGGTTGAAATGGAGTTCTTTGTCGACTGCAATAGATTGGGCAGCAAATGCTTCGTTTGCTTCAATCAATTCAATATCTTCAAGAGATAAATCTGCCTTTTTCAAGGCATTTTTTACCGCTTGGACAGGACCGATTCCCATCACTGCCGGATCAACTGCAGCGCTGCCGTTCGCCGCGATTGTCGCAAGCGGCGTAAGCCCCAGTTCATCCGCTTTCGCTTTTGACATGACCACAACTGCTGCTGCTCCGTCATTGATGCCCGATGCATTGCCAGCTGTTACGCTGCCGTCTTTTTTGAATGCTGGGCGTAATTTGCTTAACTTTTCAGCAGTGGAATCGCGTTTCACGTATTCATCTGTCTTGAAAATAACCGGCTCGCCTTTACGCTGTGGAATTTCCACTGGCACGATTTCATCTTCAAATTTCCCGCCATCAATTGCCGCTGCTGCACGCGCTTGTGAACGGGCTGAAAATTCATCTTGTTCTTCCCGTGTAATTTCGTAGCGGTCACATAGATTTTCAGCAGTAATGCCCATGTGATAATCATTGAATGCACACATTAAACCGTCAACCAGCATGCTGTCGACCACTTTTTGGTCGCCCATGCGGAATCCGCTGCGTGCATTTTGCATCAAATACGGAGCCTGGCTCATATTTTCCATACCGCCGGCAACCACGATTTCTGCATCTCCGGCATAAATCGCCTGATACGCCAAATGCACGGCTTTTAATCCCGAACCGCAGACTTTATTGATCGACATCGCTGGAACGGTTTCCGGAAGCCCAGCCTGCATTGACGCTTGGCGTGCCGGGTTTTGGCCGAGCCCTGCCTGAAGAACATTGCCCATGATCACTTCTGATACTTGGTCAGGTGTGATTCCGGCTTTTTCAACCGCTTCTTTGATAACGATTGCCCCTAATTTGGTAGCCGGCACGTCTTTTAACGCACCTTGAAACGAACCGATTGCTGTACGAACTGCACTGACAATAACGACTTCTTGTGACACAATGATTTCCCCCTTATTTGGTTGTTTACCGTTTGCTCTTTTCTCCCTGCACTGGCTAAAATGGAATCAGGAGGGATACTATGTTCATTTTACCAAATAATGCAACGATTATCGAGGTAGGGCCACGGGACGGACTTCAAAATGAAGGAAAAGTTGTTTCAACTGAGCATAAGCTGCAATTTATCGAGAGATTGCAAAAAGCAGGCATTCAGGAAATGGAATTGACATCATTCGTATCACCGAAATGGGTTCCCCAAATGGCTGATGCCAAAGACATTATGGCCAATGTAGAAAAAATCGGCCGGCAGTTCGTCTTGACGCCGAACGAAAAAGGCATCAATGCCGCACTGGAATCCGGAGCTCAAGCTGTCGCGGTATTCGTCGGGGTGTCGAATACGTTCAACAAGAAAAATATCAATAAAACGACGGATGAAAGCATGGAAGCATTAAAACCGCTTATTTTAAAATTAAAGCAGGATGGCGTTTTTGTCCGTGCCTGCATTTCAACAGCCTTCTATTGCCCATTCGAAGGTGCCATTAAACCGGAAGATACATTGGCTTTATGCCATCAATTTGTTGACTGGGGCGTGGATGAATTAAGTGTTGCCGATACCATAGGCATGGCAACGCCAGCTGAAAGCTACGAATTGTTCCAGCAATTAAAAGAAGCATTTCCGGATGTGCTGCTGACTGCCCATTTCCACGATACACGAAAAATGGCGCTGGCGAATATTTTTGCTGCTTTGCAGGCCGGTGTCGACCGCTTTGATTCATCTGCCGGCGGACTTGGAGGCTGCCCGTTTGCTCCCGGTGCTACAGGAAACGTAGCCACAGAAGATGTGGTCAATATGCTGAACCGCATGGGCATTGAGACAGGCATCAATCTGGATTTATTATGCGAGGCTGTCCAGTCAATTGAACCGCATGTGACAAATCCGGTTCAAACCGGGATGTACCGGCTTTATCAAAACCAGGCATAGGAAAGGTAGTCTGCCATGAAGAAACGACTGCTGCAGGTTTCGGCCATTGTTTCAACTGGTTTAACCTTAACAGCCGCTGTCATTGGCTTTGTCATTAGCAATCGCTTGATGTATATGAAGAAAAAAGACGAAAATCTCATTTTAGAGCGTGAAACTTCTGCCAAGCGCTATGATGAAGTGTGGTACGCCCAAGTGAAAAAAAGCGAAAGATGGATCCAGTCTGAAAACGGTTATCCCATCAAAGCCATTTTCCTGGAACCGCATGACACGAAACGATACGTTGTCATTTGCCATGGCGTCACAGAAACCAAAGTAAACTCATTTAAATACGCCCGCATGTTCGAACGGCTTGGATTTAATTCGGTCGTCTACGATCATCGCAGGCACGGAGAGAGCGGCGGGAAAACCACCAGTTTCGGCCATTACGAAAAACTCGATTTAAAAGCTGTAGTAGAAGCATTAAGACTGCACGTGGGACCTGATTTATTTTTCGGCATCCACGGCGAGTCGATGGGCGGGGCTACTACGCTTTTATACGCAGGCATGGAAGACACGGCAGCATTTTACGTCATTGACTGTGCTTATTCCGATATCTCCAAACAAATCCTGCATGTCATGAAGACCACCCAGCCAATTCGTTCATCACTGGCATTAAAGCTTGCAGCTGTCTTTATGAAATTGCGCGATGGCTATTCCATTTCAACTGTTTCGCCGATAGAAGCGGTGGCTCACATCAAAAACCCGGTCCTTTTCATCCACAGTTTGGAGGATGAATTCGTCCTGCCGGAAATGTCACAGGAAATGTTTGATATAAAGCCCGACCCAAAAGCGATCAATTTTTTTGCTGAAGGAGCGCATGCCCAGTCTTATAATAAATACCCGGAAGAATACGAAAAAACCGTTGCAGAATTTTTAGACGCAAACGGCTTGATGACTTCAGAAATGTAAAAAGCACTCCATGAGAGTGCTTTTTTGCTTCGACTTATTTCTTTTTTTTTAAAACCAGCTTTAGCCCTGCTTCTCCTTCTGCTCCGATGAAAAACTCAACCATCGGGCCTGTTCTCGCTACACCTCTAACATGCAACTCTATTGTATCCAAAGTATAGTCCGACAACCCTTTCACCATTTCATTGATCTGCTCCATCGACACGGGCAAAACTTTGCCGACGCCTTCCATTTGCGTAGTGAAACTTTCTTTTTCCTTCGTTTCTTCTTTTTCAATCACTGGCATGTAGAAAACGAACTCTTCTTGTTCAGGCATACTATTCCCCTCCCGTTTTTAGTTGTTTTCTTTTCATATCCCTGTTTTGCTGCTATTTGAAACGCAGGGAGAAAAAGCGCATCTCTATTGAATACTTTATAATGCGCCATACTTGAAAACCGCTATCTAGATATAAGACAACACTTTTCAAGTTATCTCAAATGTTCTTTTAATGTACGAATAATTTCATCTATGGTTGATTTCTCATTTTCTCCCAGTTGCTTAAATTTAAAAGCAATAGATTCCGATAAAGGATTAATAGATGGTCCTTTGTTTTTATCACACCGAAATGTTATGATTTTTTCTAAATCATTTTTTAAAGCGTCTGTTAGATTGCTTCTTTTAAACCGAAAACTAACAGTGTGAGGCTCTTTTTTTGAAAAATCAGCACTTCCTTCATACTGAATGGCACCAAGATAACGTTCTCTCAACAAGAAAGATTTTTCGTTTTTGAAAAATTGAAGCGTTTCTTTGGCATTTTCATTATGAATCC is part of the Planococcus shenhongbingii genome and harbors:
- a CDS encoding D-cysteine desulfhydrase family protein, with protein sequence MHNIPKRLNLANLPTKIEKLHRLSEKLGGPNIYVKRDDQTGTEVAGNKIRKLEYTLHEAISQGADTLITCGGIQSNHCRTTAAAAAKLGLKTKLVLRGQQPAAPNGNLLLDVLFGADIHWVTPEEYRNRRNDIMTGLKEELAQQGSHAYIIPEGASNGIGAFGYYSAMEEIIQQEKEMGVQFDAVVMAVGSGGTYAGLLLAQKIFKTSHEIIGFNVSNDAEYFHRAIMKVLEDAEKHLESSVEICSKDIRIIDGYVGLGYAIGRPEERAFIKELAMLEGLVLDPVYTGKGFYGLIEEIKKGRLEHLNNILFIHTGGLYGIFPQGKEFANLLQ
- a CDS encoding glycine/sarcosine/betaine reductase selenoprotein B family protein, whose translation is MKSRTKIKSKVAVAFLENFPKAYNNYTLKHVSKQPGVPEANLTKPLAECKVALLSTAGVHLKTDIPFDLDIQDHTIRIVPGKAQEEELTVTHMYYDTKFAKKDTTIVFPIQQLKELEQSGVIGSVSDIHIGLYGGIMETEQVEKESIPKVVELFKNKDIDVALLVPG
- a CDS encoding DUF4037 domain-containing protein, producing MELKELAKEIADVYMHNPKIESVMLGGSVARNLSDEFSDIELFIFWRESPTDEDRKEPIEKLGGNILDFHPFEDEEWSETYTVQNVKLEISNFLVSTAFQYVESITLKYDTDLEKQVLLASIDDGIPLGGEKALFELKGKIKLYPVKLGEAMVKENRELGTRWQNREALLAREDWLMLYQIIVAVEVKLMGILFALNQRYVHHPAFKWQKASLDNMEIKPENSSERFASVLLGEPKESVKELERLIIEVFQLAQTLYPELDMSGAMEKAGWARPKNS
- the proS gene encoding proline--tRNA ligase codes for the protein MAKNRVEQITNMDVDFAQWYTDVVLKAELVDYSSVRGSMIIRPYGYAIWENIKNALDAEIKETGHDNVYMPLLIPESLLQKEKDHIEGFAPEVAWVTHGGNEELAERLCIRPTSEVLFAEHYKNIIHSYRDLPKLYNQWANVVRWEKTTRPFLRTLEFLWQEGHTCHETEQDAHEETVKMLDVYADICERVLAIPVIKGQKTEKEKFAGAEYTYTIESLMHDGKALQSGTSHNLGTGFAKAFGIEFLDREGKLQTVHQTSWGFTTRIIGAMIMVHGDDKGLVLPPEVAPTQVLIVPIAQHKEGVLDAAYALQHALKSKMRVGIDASDKKPGWKFNESEMKGIPIRLEIGPKDIEENKVVLVRRDTGEKIAVEQQNLETEIPRLLQEIQKNLYDKALQHRLTKTNTAATMEEFKDTLLAEGGFVKAMWCGKESCEDQIKEETQATSRCIPFDQELITDTCVCCGEKAEQLVIWAKAY
- a CDS encoding HAD family hydrolase → MMKAILFDFDGTLANTLPVCDMAFQHVFRKYDQRELSSAEVRAMFGPSETGIIYQNLKHRNKEEAIEQYYDQYLEHHADMIEQNRDIHSLLMHLKEKGLKLGIVTGKAKRSLDISLKALGWEHLFDAMITGDDVVNPKPDPEGVLKILPLLGARADEAIFIGDSDADILAGTAANVVTIGVQWLPDYQTLEFAAAPSFLFKTVHDFREAMEGGFK
- a CDS encoding NUDIX hydrolase; the protein is MSTKWLHWAQRIQSLSQAGLAFSKNVYDLERFEELREISVEIINEHTNLEMQKIKDLFANDAGYQTPKLDIRGAVFKDGKILMVHENIDNRWSLPGGFCDIGLSPAENIVKEIKEESGFDAVPVKLLAVLDMNKHPHSPQPYHYYKIFIQCDIIGGNAENGVETKGVDFYKETNLPKLSESRNTKSQIEMLFEFLNDPNKETVFD
- a CDS encoding DUF3886 domain-containing protein; translated protein: MAKKNTSKKNSPKKKEETASILPEDILAKLQATKKELLKEEQQREEEKEAQKVFERQQKEKNLSFAELLERHGDKGNKF
- a CDS encoding acetyl-CoA C-acetyltransferase, with amino-acid sequence MVSQEVVIVSAVRTAIGSFQGALKDVPATKLGAIVIKEAVEKAGITPDQVSEVIMGNVLQAGLGQNPARQASMQAGLPETVPAMSINKVCGSGLKAVHLAYQAIYAGDAEIVVAGGMENMSQAPYLMQNARSGFRMGDQKVVDSMLVDGLMCAFNDYHMGITAENLCDRYEITREEQDEFSARSQARAAAAIDGGKFEDEIVPVEIPQRKGEPVIFKTDEYVKRDSTAEKLSKLRPAFKKDGSVTAGNASGINDGAAAVVVMSKAKADELGLTPLATIAANGSAAVDPAVMGIGPVQAVKNALKKADLSLEDIELIEANEAFAAQSIAVDKELHFNHDILNVNGGAIALGHPIGASGARVFVSLLHEMQKRDAKTGLATLCIGGGQGVATIVKRP
- a CDS encoding hydroxymethylglutaryl-CoA lyase: MFILPNNATIIEVGPRDGLQNEGKVVSTEHKLQFIERLQKAGIQEMELTSFVSPKWVPQMADAKDIMANVEKIGRQFVLTPNEKGINAALESGAQAVAVFVGVSNTFNKKNINKTTDESMEALKPLILKLKQDGVFVRACISTAFYCPFEGAIKPEDTLALCHQFVDWGVDELSVADTIGMATPAESYELFQQLKEAFPDVLLTAHFHDTRKMALANIFAALQAGVDRFDSSAGGLGGCPFAPGATGNVATEDVVNMLNRMGIETGINLDLLCEAVQSIEPHVTNPVQTGMYRLYQNQA
- a CDS encoding alpha/beta hydrolase, translating into MKKRLLQVSAIVSTGLTLTAAVIGFVISNRLMYMKKKDENLILERETSAKRYDEVWYAQVKKSERWIQSENGYPIKAIFLEPHDTKRYVVICHGVTETKVNSFKYARMFERLGFNSVVYDHRRHGESGGKTTSFGHYEKLDLKAVVEALRLHVGPDLFFGIHGESMGGATTLLYAGMEDTAAFYVIDCAYSDISKQILHVMKTTQPIRSSLALKLAAVFMKLRDGYSISTVSPIEAVAHIKNPVLFIHSLEDEFVLPEMSQEMFDIKPDPKAINFFAEGAHAQSYNKYPEEYEKTVAEFLDANGLMTSEM